The genomic interval tttgttttgtcaccATCAGAACTATTGTTCAGTTTCCACTGACTGGAGTTTCAGGGTTAAGGATAGGGTTAGGATCAGCCAACACACTGACCCTAACCCTACTGACTGACTTTCACTCCAGTCAGTGGAGAACAATATCAATGGTCCTGAATGGAAATAGAAAAATTGAGGCGAGGAAAGTTAGACAATTTAAGAAAGTTTTTAGTACTCCATTTCTAAACCAATCCTGATTCCAATCTCACCAAATAACTGAGTTTTTGATTCTTTAAATGTCTCATgaatagaaacagaaatagtTTTACTGTTCTGTATATGAGCAGCAAGTTAAAGGTAAACAAAGGCACACATGTTCAAGATTAGATAaaaagtacaagaaaaaaaagcaagactGAACTGTAAGGGTAAATATACtaactatctatctatctatctatctatctatctatctatctatctatctatctatctatctgtctgtctgtctgtctgtctgtctgtctgtctgtccgtccgtccgtccgtccgtccgtccgtccgtccgtccgtccgtccgtccgtccgtccgtccgtccgtccgtccgtccgtccgtccgtccgtccgtccgtccgtccgtccatcttTCTATAATCCAATATATGCAGTAATATGCATACTCTGATGTGCTTTTGCTCAACTTTGTTATCAAATTCATGTCAAAATtggaaacatttacttttttaagtttGTAAATCTTTCTAAGAAAAActcaacaaataataaatctgagcgacattttctttctcataaAAAGCAGCATTTGCATCAACAAAGCCTGAAAGTCTATTGAATAATAAAAACGATTCTTTCATGAAGGCCTATCCTCTGTCCTTCCCCTCAGAGTTTGGTTCTATCGGTGGCTGCAACCTGGCttgagaaggagaagaaggatCTGGTTGTAGCCAAGGAGGCCTACATGGCTGAGAACTGTCCTGCACCAAACCTCAGTGGAGACCAGGCCACCCTCATGGTGAGAGACCCTCAGCTTCACAACACAACGCTCTGATAGAGACCCTCTATCAGTATCTCTGTGTGTTCCATCAGTTCATTAATGAGACTAGCAAAGACTGGTGTCCATTAGTCTTGGTCAAGaaaggtttcatttagttttgcTCAGTtacttatttacatttcatcTATTCATCTTTTAAAACGTAACTTAAAACTAATCACTATCTGCTTTCTAATATCAATAAGTAACCATCACTTCTCAATTAAAACAAGGAAACCTGCAAAAAGTTACACGCTGTCATCGACAAAGTGGATGAAGAGAGATATGACTTGGAGGCCAAAGTTGGCAAGGCTGATAAAGAGGTAGATCTTCTGAAGATTTTATCGTACACTTTCATTGATCTCATCATGATGTTGGAATGAAAACCATCAAGCACATCTGTTTGGAAGCATGCTGTTAGAAGACAACAGGACACTGGTCTTTAGTTTCAGTTCGATACTGCTCCGTTGCTCCCAGATTGAGGACCTGAAGATCAAAGTGGTGGATCTGGCTGGAGTGAAGAAGCCCGCCCTGAAGAAGGTGCGTATGTCCGCCGACGCCATGCTGAAGGCTCTGCTGGGCTCCAAACACACGGTCAACCTGGACCTGAGGGCCAACCTGAAGCAGGTCAAGAAGGAGACCAAAGAGGAGGTGAGAATTTTGTCAAAGGAAGCTTGGACCAACTGTTGTTGCGTTTTGCTAACAGTTGACTgcgtgtgttggtgtgtgtgtgtgtgtgtgtgtgtgcttcagcCCACAGAGGCAGTGGGTGACTGGCGTAAGAACATTGAGGACAAAGCTGACAGGAAGAAGATGTTTGAGAGCGCTTAAAGAACTGAACTCTACACCTTCAGTTGCTCTGGGCTGTTTACACGCTTCTGAAATGTCTTACATTCTTTATCAAATCATCTTTTGTTTCATAAACGAGTGTGTTTCAGCCTGCTTTTGTTATTGTACATTTGTATAGTGCATTAAGCAGCATTAGCTAGAATGGTTGACCGTCCTCTGGATGGTGGGTTATTCAAGCCACAACATTTTTAGGCAACAAGCATCCTCGTCTAAGACACCAAACCCAATACTGTCCCTCATGTGTTCCTTACTTATCAatgtgagattttaaaaaataaattgaatgcAATAGTTTAGATGAGTAAAGATGCCTTTGTTTTACAATTCCAACTAGCTTTTTTATGTCAACATGTTCTGTTTCATACATAATAACTTATATTTAAACTCAGTGAGAGACAACACTGTAAAACAGATGCATTGGCTACATTAGGACCCGTGGCAAGGTTTACCAAACTTACCTAATTTTTCTGTACACCAGTCTAATGCATTAAATGTGTGCCTTTGTATTTACGGTTCAGTGAAAgccaacattttattgttgcagAATGTTAGGCATGTTTATTTGGTAGAACACTCAATTATCAATTTCCTACAACTTTCAACAAAAATCCAGCACTTTCTGTTTGCTCATAGCTAACCACGATACAAAATGAGACCCTAACCCTCAACCTGGTAAAATTGTGTAGCGGCTACAGCTTTATTAGTCTAGTTCACTGTAATGTTTAAATACCAGAATCAAACTGCTGTCAAAGTGCAGATGTCGGTCATAATTACCTTTTATCCTCAGTATTTTACCATGATATCAAAtatagaaaagaataaaaaatagaacGTCCACAACAGTACAAGATTCCATGTCCTCTATCATTATTTCTTTCTTACTGTTCCAGCATTGAAAAGCAAGCATTTAACTGTGAAAGAAATGTAAGCTAACTCTAGTCATGCTACAAATCTTTTATTGATTTAGCGTTTATTAGGAGATGAAAGTTGCTTCCTGACTTTCTGTcataacttaaaatgtttttcagtgtagAGTTACTTCAGCGACCCTGTCAACCACACAGGGTCAGCAGAGGGCTACCCACTGCAGGACGCTGTCTAGTCCTCCATCAGAACTCTGCAAATCTGTGAAACTGGAAAAGTATCAAGGTCATGTCATCATTCTTTAAGTAAAATGCACTAACACTACATCATGTCATCTCCAGCCATGTAATGAAAAAGTAAATTCAGTGCAGTCATACACACATTCCAGCTGGTCCTGATCTGTACTTACTTCATTCAACAAAAGGTAAGAAGTgttgactgttttgttttgttcaactTCTTTTTCCTGCTTGACACttcttttcttatttagtgtttttctgtttgttttcaggtgCAGTAAAGCCAACATGAAAGCAGCCTCTAGACATCAGGTaagctattttctttttatattaagtTCATATGCATAAATCTCAAGACCCTGTTTATATAATCTTTATGGAAATTCCGAACTTGCAATTTTCACTGGCCTTCTCTGTCTGGGAGGAAGAATGAGTGGCGACTCTTCTGGTTCcagaataaaacttttaatttgacataatATATAAATCAGTAATATATTAGAGGGGGACGCTATGAGCCAGTCAAGTCCAAATCACCAAGTAAAAGTGAGGAATCACAtgtattattgattattgatagCCAGTGaaactggaaacattttctctggtaatgtaacaaaatcagACTAATTTGGGAATGCAACAgttgaaacaaatgtttcagatattttcagatattttgcaGTCTATATTCAACATTGTGGAGACTGGTCTTTCAAACAAGTAATGTGATGTAAAACAATGATTTTGACCTTACACAACATTTTACAGGACTTGTTATTAAGGTTAAAGTCAAAGACAGGCCTCTGTGTTCATAGCTTAACTTTTGCTTTGTGCAACCTAATGACTGTTTAAAGGGTTTGACGAGAAAAAAAGTGTTGGCATGGACTGCTGTGAAAACTGTGAGATTGGAATTTTAACACATGGTGGTGGAAAATTACTACAAGttaacatctgctgatcatgttatatgaaatgcctgtgaactctcaccaaaagaactatttgggttaGATGTACAAGGCTGggagttgttttctacagctgcatcagaaccagacagtCTCGCACCTTGTTTTGAATTCCttatccttggtataaaactcatgtgttgtctctgcctggcagagcttttcatccacaccttcttcattattgattgtcctacaagctctctgtattgtgtacaatatatgaataaacctgattgagtgactTCACCTGACAGTGCttggtaaaatagttttttccacaacaatTTGGTGCCGTGACCCGGATCCCTTGACTGGACATCCGAGGACGTCGACAAACAGCGTTTGGCCAACTTGGACTAGACTCCAGCCTCAAACCTCGTTTAGGATTTGAGAGAGAAGAGGGCTGTTGGTCGGTTCCACGACTCCAGTGCTGGGATCAACGAACTCAAAACCACTGTTATCAGGTGGGATACTCAACTCATGCTAACAAATTAACTTTGCAAATTCTAAatgataaaatctgaaatagtAAAGGATCTTTTCACCCTGGGGTATAGAGATTGACGGTATTAAAAGGAAAAGTCGGGTTAAAGTcccaggaaaataaataaataaataaataaaaatttaattaaagaaaaaatttaataaacacttaaaacacttaaacaacacaatataactccaagtaaatcaaacttctgtgaaatcaaactgtccacttaggaagcaacactgattgacaatcaatttcacctgctgttgtgcaaatggaatagacaacaggtggaaattattggcaattagcaagacacactcaataaaggagtggttctgcagttgggaccacagaccacttctcagtacctatgctgtctggctgatgttttggtcagttttgaatgttggtggtggtagcatgagacggactccacaacccacacaagtggctcaggtagtgcagctcatccaggatggcacatcaatgcgagctgtggcaagaaggtttgctgtgtctgtcagcatagtgtccagaggctggaggcgctaccaggagacaggccagtacaccaggagacgtggaggaggccgtaggagggcaacaacccagcagcaggaccgctacctctgcctttgtgcaagaaggaacaggagaagcactgccagagccctgcaaaatgacctccagcaggccacaaatgtgcatgtgtctgcacaaacagttagaaaccgactccatgaggatggtatgagggcctgacgtccacagatgggggttgtgctcacagcccaacaccgtgcaggacgcttggcatttgccagagaacaccaggattggcaaattcgccactcgcgccttgtgctcttcacagatgaaagcaggttcacactgagcacatgtgacagatgtgacagagtctggagacgccgtggagagcggtctgctgcctgcaacatccttcagcatgaccggtttggcggtgggtcagtaatggtgtggggtggcatttctttggagggccgcacagccctccatgtgctcaccagaggtagcctgactgccattaggtaccgagatgagatcctcagaccccttgtgagaccatatgctggtgcggttggccctgggttcctcctaatgcaggacaatgctagacctcatgtggctggagtgtgtcagcagttcctgcaagatgaaggctttgaagctatggactggccagcccgttccccagacctgaatcccattgagcacatctgggacatcatgtctcgctccatccaccaacgtcacgttgcaccacagactgtccaggagttggcggatgctttagtccaggtctgggaggagatccctcaggagaccatccgccacttcatcaggagcatgcccaggtgttgtagggaggtcatacaggcacgtggaggccacacacaatactgagcctcattttgacttgttttaaggacattacattaaagttggatcagcgtgtagtgttatttcactttaattttgtgtgtggctccaaatccaggcctccattggttaatacatttgatttccattgataatttttgtgtgattttgttgtcagcacattcaactttgtacagaacaaagtattcaatgagaatatttctttcattcagatctaggatgtgttatttgagtgttccctttattttttttgagcagtgtatatatataaataaaagggTGGGTTAGAGTCCCAAACCAGGTTAAAGTCCCACAGAGAAAAGGAACCTCTGGTTTCTAGGTTAGAGTCTTAGTGAAAGTCCTTATCGGTAAATAAGGCAGGTATTTTCTTGAGTTTTGATTTTCTAAATTGAAGGCACCAAACCTTTAGAGAGTCCTAAAGACCTTCATCAGAAATAAAGGCCCCTCTTAAAGGAGTAAGAGGCAGAGCGACCACAAAGCTGATTTGTTGGATTTTGCAAAGACGTTTGCAGTCTAAAGAAGAAATCCCACCCAATTCAAGAAGAATGGGTCTAAGTGGTTCCAGAACGCAGTCTCCTCCTCAGGGTGAATTGTTTGATTATATGataatgaaatattgaaaaaaaaaagcagaggacaacaagtaaagaataaaaattctGAACATAAATCTTTTGTGGATAAATTACAGGCcttaatatgtttaaaaatgtgtttgtttgtctttttgtgtatttgaataaacaaaatgattttatttcttaaaaggatcaatcaatcaatcaattaattttatttataagggACCCTTTCTTactaaaagcagctcaaagcTGTACAACCAATTAGCCCTCAGGTTTCTCTGACAAACCAGGAGCCATAATACTGGATGGATAGTAAATGACTAAAACTATATGATCAAGCAAAAGGTTAAAATGAGAttcataaatacatatgtatagaaaaaatgaggaaaacaacaaaacaagccCTAATCGATTTCTACTtgcttcttctctttccttctGTCTAAGCCTCACTGCAGTgcatctgacctctgacctcaactccTCAAACCTGGACCAGATGCTGTCCCTTCTACAAAACCAGTTAATGAAAGTGACCGAGAAGATGCAGAGAAtcaagaagatgaagaagacaaagaagaccTCCATCGCCTCCAGACACTGAAGTGTCTGttgattctattttttttgACACCAAAGAACTGATGGAACATTTACATTCAGGGGATCACAACAACCTCCGCTGGTCTGGTGTTCAGTATCAGCGTAGAGAGAGAAAAGCTAAACAAAGCTTCAGAGCTGTGAGAGAAGAAGACTCTGAACTGTTTGACGCTTGTTTCATCTGTGGACAACATGGACATTGACTGAGGGACGATCTGGACAACCCAAACATCCAACACCAGAACCAGTTGGACTGACAGGAAGCCGGAGGAGAGAGACGGGGGAGGATTTCGCTGCAGCGACGCCGACACCAAGAGGAAGGGGAGAGGAACGAAAAGAGACATTTAAGATAAGTTATAAACATACAgctataacacacacacacacacacacacacacgcacacacacacacacacacacacacacacaccgccacTGCAACGAAGACAGCTTGCTACTTACCCTGTTGACATTTAGAAATTCTTTAGAGAGAAAAGAATGACTTAAAGAAGAATGACTGTTAACTCTGAGTCCTGAACAGAAGGACCAATACTAAAGATCCTTTAATGGTCCACGAGCCATAGATTGAGAAACTGTGAAGGGAAGCTGCAATTACTTTAGTTCTGCAATGAAATAGCAAAATTATGCCATTGAAATATAACAAGTAAAACAGGTTAGAGAACATTCTAcgaaaaaaatggttttgaaataaaagttttaaaataataactaaataattaaaaaagttgATATAAAGGCTCATCCTGTTGATCTCACTCCAATTATTGGAAGAAGATCTCAGATCAGTTTCCTTTGGTTTGTAGTCACTCCCAGGCTTTCAGGTAATCACTTCCTTTTGCTACTGAACTAAAAGCTTCTCTACCCTCCTAATGCCATTTCCATAACTGTCTACTGCAGCTTCATCAGTAGAGCTTTTGCTTCAGTGGGTGATGGATGTTGAGCCTTATTGTTCTCCTGGTATGGATTAGCCTAGCTCGCCTGGCTGACTGTGGTGTAACAATTGCTTCCGTCCTGCTTGTCTCTGACGGAGGCAACCTGATAGCGAAGTGATTTCCTGCAGCAGAAATTTATGAGGTTCTGCAGAGAGTTGCAGCGGTATTTCTGGATCCTGCCGGCCCATTGGTCTGAAGTGGCGCTGCTACCATAAAGAGGTCTGGCTTTCCAGCTGAGGTGGCACTTCACACCATATATACATTTATTGTTTGGGACTTGGCAGTATCtccctcttcttctgctgcagctccttgTCCTCATCACTCCTGCAGCTTGCTCCATTCACTCTGCCAGGAAGCAGCAGTGAGAGGCACCTTTAGATTTGCTTTACAGGTAGGACAACAGAGGATCCTGAAAATGCATttgactgaatatttttttaaattgttgaacAATGCATGACACTTTGATACATGGTGAAAAGTGCCAGATACTGAGAAAACGTTCAGCTTCCATTCACATAGAGACTTTTGGTCAGGATGAgctaatttaaagtttattgctttatgtcaaataaaatcattgcATTTTATTCTCATTGCAACAATTTTTATTCTTGATTGAAGTATTCCTTTTGATTCCTGCTTGGCGTTAAGTTTAGTAAGCCTGCTTCTGGACCCGGTTGGTGTCAGTAACTGTATTGACCTTAAGATGTTTGAATCACTTGAACTGCTGCGACTCGCTGCTGTGAGCCACATTTTTGTCCAGTACTGGTGTCTATTTGTGCTCGGCCCTTCGGCTCACTGTTGCCAGTTCAGGCTCAGGTGATATGTCTTCCATAAGGCCAGCTGTTTAGCACAGTGACTGAGGCATCTGGACCCACCCAGCTAAAACTGGCTGCTTTGGGAGCCTGATTGTATTTATTCTAAAACATGTTCTCTTTCCTGCAGAGAGATAGTTTGTGTGCCTAAAACTGTTTTCTCTGTCTGAACAGGGTGTGAAGATCAAGCACAGCCAAATGTCTGAGTAAGTATTAATATCCAGATGCTTCTGttgatattttatgttatcCCAGGatcattcagattttaattctctaaataaatccaatgcctcaaaatctgatttctttctttatcaAAACTCAAGAACAGTTTTCATAAAGGTTCTTTGACTGCTTCGATTTCAGTTTATAGTACATATCTTCCCCAACCTTCCTTAAAACGTGTCATTTGTTAACTTAAGATTGC from Xiphophorus maculatus strain JP 163 A chromosome 2, X_maculatus-5.0-male, whole genome shotgun sequence carries:
- the LOC102237572 gene encoding troponin I, fast skeletal muscle-like; the protein is MSEKKMTSSRKHHLKSLVLSVAATWLEKEKKDLVVAKEAYMAENCPAPNLSGDQATLMETCKKLHAVIDKVDEERYDLEAKVGKADKEIEDLKIKVVDLAGVKKPALKKVRMSADAMLKALLGSKHTVNLDLRANLKQVKKETKEEPTEAVGDWRKNIEDKADRKKMFESA